In Deltaproteobacteria bacterium, the genomic window CTGCCATTCGACGGCTTCCACCTTGGCCGAAGTGACGGATTCCGGCGGGATTGCAAAGGACTTGCCCGCGTTGATCATCTTGCGGATCTGACCCGCCTTGATCCCCGCCAGGATGACGACCACGCCGAGCAGCGCGGCGATGGCGATGATCCACACACGCCGCTTGCTGATGCGGGTGACACGTTGCTGCGAGCTTGCTGCCATTTCCACGAGAGTCCTCCCGGCCAGTCTGCAAGTCCGAAGGCCCGTTCCTAGTGCAAGGAGCGCCTGCTGTCACGCCTGTCCGGAGCGACGCAAATGAGATGCCAATGGTGGGGAAGCGTTTCAGGCGGCCTTGAGGCATCCTTTTTCGCCGGTCGAATCGAAGGAGAGCGCGCATGACGGGCCCGTGGCTGGCTGTAGCGGCGGCGTTCGCGCTGGTCGCGCTGAACGGCTTCTTTGTGGCGACGGAATTCGCCCTGGTGAAGGTCCGCCCGACGCGACTCGACGAGCTAGCGCGGCGGGGGTCAGGGGCGGCGCGGCGGACCCGGCGGCTCGTCGACCGCCTCGACGAGTACCTTTCTGCGACGCAGCTCGGGATCACGCTCGCCTCGCTGGCCCTGGGATGGATTGGCGAACCGGCGTTCGCGCACCTGATCGAGCCGGTGGCGACGCGTGCCGGGCTTGCGCCGGCGACCACCGAGGCCATCGCGGCAGCGCTTTCCTTCCTCCTCATCACCTTCCTGCACATCGTCTTTGGAGAGCTGGCGCCGAAGAGCCTCGCCATCCAGCGGCCCGAAGGCACCGCCCTCGCGGTGTCCGCGCCGATGCACTGGTTCCACGTCGTCTTTTATCCGGCGATCTGGGCGCTCAATGCCGTGGCGGCCGCCGCGCTGCGGCTGATCGGATTGAAGCCCGCGAGCGAGTCCGAGACGATTCACACCGAAGAGGAGCTCCGGCTGATTGTCGCCAGCATGCGGTCGGGGAAGGCCGGATCGCGCCGGCTCGACGTCGTCGAGCGCACCCTGCGGTTGCCGCAACGCGTTGCCCGCGACCTGATGGTGCCGCGGCAGGACATCGCGTACTTCAGGCTCGACCAGACGCCGGAAGAACGCCGCGAGATCGCCCGCAAGACCTGGCATAGCCGCTACCCGGTGATCGAGAGCGACATCGATCACATCGCCGGCATCTTCAACGTGCGCGACGCCTTCGTCGCCGGGAGCGATCCACGGACGCCGGAAGAGATGCGGGCGCTGTTGCGCCCGCCG contains:
- a CDS encoding HlyC/CorC family transporter → MTGPWLAVAAAFALVALNGFFVATEFALVKVRPTRLDELARRGSGAARRTRRLVDRLDEYLSATQLGITLASLALGWIGEPAFAHLIEPVATRAGLAPATTEAIAAALSFLLITFLHIVFGELAPKSLAIQRPEGTALAVSAPMHWFHVVFYPAIWALNAVAAAALRLIGLKPASESETIHTEEELRLIVASMRSGKAGSRRLDVVERTLRLPQRVARDLMVPRQDIAYFRLDQTPEERREIARKTWHSRYPVIESDIDHIAGIFNVRDAFVAGSDPRTPEEMRALLRPPLYVPESMSAEALFRELRGRKQRLAIVVDEYGGTAGIVTVQDLIDAIVGETGDEYSQEGAWIKPLAGGRFHIDPRTSVADFAEHFGVQIEAESAASVGGLVIERLRRIPAVGDKVAIGPWELTVEEMDGPRIAMLSAARSG